A genomic region of Arachis stenosperma cultivar V10309 chromosome 9, arast.V10309.gnm1.PFL2, whole genome shotgun sequence contains the following coding sequences:
- the LOC130951708 gene encoding uncharacterized protein LOC130951708: protein MASVDILSQWVDDTVLGEEPLVDAEFITHLRTHHRLCTSDEDEPKYELIIPGPEDRVCFGRVDEATPHFFFMYECMITRLGVFLPFSDFEISVLHHCKVAPTQLHPNSWGFLKIYQFISHALDFPTSLRIFFYLFHMTKPFSGLNNKQQWVSFRAIQGRRIFTLFDESFHDFKNFFLKVQAVEGHHPFFLDEHSSPRFPLYWLPATPCEKIGLDDLDEVEAAIVGFFREAWGKSPYLDTRKILQGTPTFVQSQIGSACILYFRVVSADLHFADELLTYILPTCNSVVICFLL, encoded by the coding sequence atggcctctgtagacattctttctcagtgggttgacgatacggtccttggggaggaaccgttggtTGACGCTGAGTTTATCACCCACCTTCGTACTCACCAtaggctctgtacttcggacgaggacgagcccaaatatgaattgataatcccgggtcctgaagaccgggtctgcTTTGGGAGAGTTGATGAGGCGACCCctcactttttctttatgtatgaatgcatgatcacccgtttgggtgtttttcttcctttctcggaTTTTGAGATATCCGTTCTGCACCACTGTAaggttgcccctactcaactccaccccaattcctggggttttttgaagatttatcagtttataagccacgctctggacttcccgacttccttgagaatcttcttttatcttttccatatgactaagccctttagtgggctaaacaataaacaacaatgggtatccttccgagccattcaaggtcggaggattttcaccctttttgacgaatctttccacgacttcaaaaatttcttcttgaaggttcaagccgtagagggtcaccaccccttttttctggatgagcattcctcccctcgctttcccctttacTGGCTGCCAGCCACCCCTTGCGAAAAGATTGGTCTAGATGACctagacgaggtggaggcggccattgtagggtttttccgagaagcgtgggggaaGTCCCCATACTTGGATACCAGGAAAATTCTTCAGGGTACACCGACCTTCGTTCAATCTCAaataggtagtgcatgcattctttatttccgagttgtttccGCCGACTTACATTTTGCCGACGAGTTGTTGACTTACATTTTACCAACTTGTAACTCGgttgttatttgttttcttttgtag